The Chitinivibrionales bacterium genome includes a window with the following:
- a CDS encoding NmrA family NAD(P)-binding protein — MIVITGASGKTGSRTAELLLLKKKEIRVVGRNADHLKVLESKGAEVMTGDQADVGFLTKAFAKAKSVYLIVPPKYDSDDYRAYYNAIGDAAVAAIRKSGVRKVVFLSSLGAELDSGTGPVLGLHDVESKLNTLRKVDTVAIRAGFMMENILWSIDMIKNKKMLGDSIDPEVPIHLVAARDIGEKAAELLERPRFKGHTVIELFGDQLTYKEAAKIVGEKLGIPDLPYARVSDNDARTSMTAMGVSKHVADLFVEMSESMNAGKLSPVKAASDKPNAPTRFAMFVEEVLAPAYRAAVKPAA, encoded by the coding sequence ATGATTGTCATAACCGGAGCAAGCGGAAAAACGGGGTCAAGGACCGCCGAACTTCTGCTCCTCAAGAAAAAAGAAATCAGGGTAGTGGGCCGCAACGCCGACCATTTGAAAGTGCTGGAATCAAAAGGCGCGGAGGTGATGACGGGAGACCAGGCGGACGTGGGATTCCTGACAAAAGCCTTTGCAAAAGCGAAATCGGTTTACCTCATCGTCCCGCCGAAATACGACTCCGATGACTACCGCGCGTATTACAACGCGATCGGCGACGCCGCGGTTGCCGCGATCAGGAAATCGGGAGTCAGGAAAGTCGTTTTTCTTTCGAGCCTTGGAGCGGAACTGGATTCAGGCACGGGGCCCGTTTTGGGGCTCCATGATGTGGAGTCAAAGCTCAACACCTTGCGGAAGGTCGACACCGTGGCGATCAGGGCCGGGTTCATGATGGAAAACATTTTGTGGAGCATCGACATGATCAAGAACAAGAAGATGCTCGGGGATTCCATCGATCCCGAAGTCCCCATCCACCTGGTGGCGGCGCGCGACATCGGCGAGAAAGCGGCCGAATTGCTCGAACGGCCCCGGTTCAAGGGTCATACCGTTATCGAGCTGTTCGGTGACCAGCTCACCTACAAGGAAGCGGCGAAGATCGTCGGCGAAAAGCTGGGGATTCCAGACCTGCCTTACGCCCGCGTGTCGGACAATGATGCGCGAACGTCCATGACGGCCATGGGAGTTTCCAAGCATGTCGCCGACCTTTTTGTCGAAATGTCTGAAAGCATGAACGCAGGCAAACTGTCACCCGTAAAGGCCGCATCGGACAAGCCCAACGCTCCAACGCGGTTTGCGATGTTTGTCGAGGAAGTGCTGGCGCCGGCCTATCGCGCGGCGGTAAAACCCGCGGCATGA
- the ribF gene encoding riboflavin biosynthesis protein RibF: MKLIPYQKLPKSIKASVVTVGNFDGVHRGHAALISEVVKRAKEKGLASVIVTFDPHTRTVVSPESAQPVLSTLEEKAFLIGKLGADYLAWIPFNREFAETSSSDFVEKVIVGKLRAREWVMGEQHTFGKKQAGNKNFLQSGTGRNHIYVLPVAPLKLRETVVSSTEIRRKLLEGGVEEAVAMLGHPYLVSAARISGMQQGTKLGFPTLNFSRPSADKVLPPPGVYAAVLEHGARKWQGAFYFGNCPTFSNRDFHLEFHEFDFTGEVPGEGETAHLWLHGLVRKDMQFAKQDKLVAQMKKDVDAIKNFFAGEGICR; encoded by the coding sequence ATGAAATTAATCCCATACCAGAAACTCCCGAAATCAATTAAGGCCTCCGTCGTCACCGTCGGAAATTTCGACGGCGTGCACCGGGGCCACGCCGCGCTTATCAGCGAGGTGGTGAAACGGGCAAAGGAAAAAGGCCTTGCCAGCGTCATTGTCACTTTTGACCCCCATACCCGCACGGTGGTTTCACCTGAATCTGCCCAGCCCGTGCTTTCGACGCTCGAGGAAAAGGCGTTTCTGATCGGTAAACTTGGCGCTGATTACCTGGCGTGGATTCCTTTTAACCGCGAATTCGCGGAAACGTCCTCTTCGGACTTCGTGGAAAAGGTGATCGTGGGGAAGCTCCGGGCCAGGGAGTGGGTGATGGGCGAGCAGCACACCTTTGGCAAAAAGCAAGCCGGGAACAAAAACTTTTTGCAGTCCGGCACTGGCAGGAACCATATTTACGTCCTTCCCGTGGCGCCCCTCAAGCTTCGGGAAACGGTCGTTTCTTCAACCGAGATTCGAAGGAAGCTTCTGGAAGGCGGGGTTGAGGAAGCGGTGGCGATGCTGGGACACCCGTATCTTGTATCCGCGGCGAGAATATCGGGGATGCAACAGGGCACGAAGCTGGGGTTCCCGACACTGAATTTTTCGCGGCCTTCCGCTGATAAAGTGCTTCCTCCGCCGGGGGTGTACGCGGCCGTGCTGGAGCACGGGGCGAGAAAATGGCAGGGAGCGTTTTATTTTGGAAACTGTCCGACCTTTTCCAACCGTGATTTTCACCTTGAATTCCACGAGTTCGATTTCACAGGCGAGGTTCCCGGCGAAGGTGAGACAGCGCACCTGTGGCTGCACGGTCTTGTCAGGAAGGACATGCAGTTCGCGAAGCAGGACAAGCTCGTAGCACAGATGAAAAAAGACGTTGACGCAATAAAAAACTTTTTTGCAGGAGAAGGAATATGCCGATAG
- the rpsO gene encoding 30S ribosomal protein S15, whose amino-acid sequence MPIAKERNQALVKEYGKSAADTGDSGVQVALLTERINFLTEHAKGHVRDHHSRQGLLKLVGQRKSLLDYLKKHNIEKYRLLIKKLNIRK is encoded by the coding sequence ATGCCGATAGCCAAGGAACGCAATCAGGCGCTCGTCAAGGAGTACGGAAAAAGCGCAGCCGACACCGGGGACTCCGGCGTCCAGGTCGCGCTGCTCACCGAACGGATCAATTTCCTCACCGAACACGCCAAGGGCCATGTGCGCGACCATCACTCGCGCCAGGGCCTGCTCAAGCTGGTGGGGCAGCGGAAATCCCTGCTCGATTATTTGAAGAAACACAACATAGAAAAATACCGGTTACTCATCAAAAAACTTAACATCAGAAAGTAG
- a CDS encoding DHH family phosphoesterase codes for MKSKMIWSDLDAVIGANSSFLISSHVGLDGDCVGSQLAMYWYLTSLGKRVCVYNHDSLPEKFGFLTNAAVLTQERPAGPFDVFMVLDCSNPSRLGWNGWKEMSPRVVNIDHHRDNVRFGTINLVMPDGAATGQVIHEYFTHRNVVYPAHVAESLYAAIMTDTGAFRFSNTNAGILRMCADLCDRGADSSEIYEKVYASFSASGLMLQSRIWSTLAFYRDGKICSMEMPYGLIADLGATYGDSEGMADLTIIGANVEVGMLIKYDEKLTHFSLRSKGRVDVGKIAMQVKGGGGHSGAAGCTMEMPFKEAKAAMLAIIEKELG; via the coding sequence ATGAAATCAAAGATGATCTGGTCTGACCTCGACGCGGTCATCGGGGCGAATTCATCGTTTCTCATCTCGTCGCACGTGGGGCTCGACGGCGACTGCGTGGGGTCGCAGCTCGCGATGTACTGGTACCTCACGTCGCTGGGCAAGCGCGTGTGCGTTTACAACCACGACTCGCTCCCGGAAAAATTCGGGTTCCTCACGAACGCCGCCGTGCTCACGCAGGAGCGGCCGGCCGGACCCTTCGACGTGTTCATGGTGCTCGACTGCTCGAACCCCAGCCGCCTGGGATGGAACGGCTGGAAAGAAATGAGCCCGCGCGTGGTCAACATCGACCATCACCGCGACAACGTGCGCTTCGGCACCATCAACCTCGTGATGCCCGACGGCGCCGCGACCGGGCAGGTCATCCACGAATACTTTACACACAGGAATGTCGTGTACCCGGCGCACGTGGCCGAGTCGCTGTACGCCGCGATCATGACCGACACCGGCGCCTTCCGCTTTTCCAATACCAACGCCGGCATCCTTCGCATGTGCGCCGATTTGTGCGACCGCGGCGCGGACAGCTCGGAAATCTACGAAAAGGTGTACGCCTCGTTTTCAGCAAGCGGCCTCATGCTCCAGTCGCGGATATGGTCCACACTCGCCTTTTACCGCGACGGAAAAATCTGCTCCATGGAAATGCCCTACGGCCTCATCGCCGATCTCGGCGCCACCTACGGCGATTCGGAGGGCATGGCCGATCTCACCATCATTGGCGCGAATGTCGAGGTAGGCATGCTGATTAAATACGACGAGAAACTGACCCATTTCTCCCTGCGCTCCAAGGGCCGCGTTGACGTGGGGAAAATCGCCATGCAGGTGAAGGGCGGCGGCGGGCATTCGGGCGCGGCCGGCTGCACCATGGAAATGCCGTTCAAAGAGGCAAAGGCGGCCATGCTCGCGATCATTGAAAAGGAACTCGGGTAA
- a CDS encoding RluA family pseudouridine synthase encodes MTIPVLFEDSNVIAVNKPEGLTSIPGSEKGKETLLELLSKQCNRKLFVVHRLDKDVSGVMLFAKNAAAHKNLNDQFSNHTTKKTYVAVVHGALDGAKGVIAKPIHKFGSGRMGVDELRGKQSSTDYEVIERLGAFSLVKALPGTGRKHQIRVHFYSMGHPIVGDRLYGDKTIQSTFPRMMLHAQEITFKISSGEDKTVEAPMPESFAVVLDSLRNC; translated from the coding sequence ATGACCATCCCCGTTCTTTTCGAAGACAGCAACGTTATCGCCGTCAACAAGCCCGAGGGCCTCACCTCCATTCCCGGAAGCGAAAAGGGCAAGGAAACGCTGCTCGAGCTCCTGTCGAAGCAGTGCAACCGGAAACTTTTCGTGGTGCACCGGCTCGACAAGGACGTGAGCGGCGTCATGCTGTTTGCGAAAAACGCGGCCGCGCATAAGAATCTCAACGACCAGTTTTCAAACCACACCACAAAAAAAACCTATGTCGCCGTCGTGCACGGAGCATTGGATGGCGCAAAAGGCGTGATCGCCAAGCCGATCCACAAATTCGGATCCGGACGCATGGGGGTTGATGAATTGCGGGGCAAACAGAGCAGCACGGATTACGAGGTCATTGAAAGGCTCGGCGCATTTTCTCTTGTCAAGGCGCTCCCGGGCACGGGCCGCAAGCACCAGATCCGGGTGCATTTCTACAGCATGGGCCACCCGATCGTGGGCGACAGATTGTACGGTGACAAAACCATTCAATCAACGTTTCCGCGCATGATGCTTCATGCGCAGGAGATTACGTTCAAGATTTCGTCCGGGGAAGATAAAACGGTCGAGGCGCCGATGCCGGAGTCGTTTGCGGTCGTCCTGGATTCTCTGCGCAATTGTTAA
- a CDS encoding YkgJ family cysteine cluster protein, which produces MTDRSDPLEIPVKAFTIIVETPDGAMPPARVQVPDAPMGLSDLVPPVYELCNGATALAIKKSRRQGRTVTCGPGCGACCRQLVPLSIPETIFLAGYIEGLAPEKRIALKERFDDALDVLRCGGLLDTLRIADGHERGPETALAYFRLGVPCPFLSEESCGIHPVRPCACREYNVTSEPEFCADPLQGKIKRLTVHRKMTTALARAAAGLTGTKEELVPLVMLFTWCERYREVAAMRWKGIGMFEVMMECALGKKTVGR; this is translated from the coding sequence ATGACCGACCGTTCAGACCCTTTGGAAATTCCGGTCAAGGCCTTCACAATAATTGTGGAAACCCCGGACGGGGCAATGCCTCCGGCGCGGGTGCAGGTGCCCGATGCGCCCATGGGCCTTTCCGATCTCGTGCCTCCGGTCTATGAATTATGCAACGGCGCAACCGCGCTCGCGATAAAGAAAAGCCGGCGGCAGGGGAGAACGGTGACGTGCGGCCCCGGCTGCGGCGCGTGCTGCAGGCAGCTTGTCCCTTTGTCAATTCCCGAGACGATTTTTCTGGCCGGGTATATCGAAGGGCTTGCGCCGGAAAAACGTATCGCTTTGAAAGAACGTTTTGATGATGCCCTGGACGTCCTGCGCTGCGGCGGTCTTCTTGACACGCTGCGCATTGCGGACGGGCATGAGCGCGGGCCGGAAACGGCACTGGCTTATTTCAGGCTCGGCGTCCCGTGCCCGTTTCTCTCAGAAGAATCGTGCGGTATTCATCCGGTGCGTCCCTGCGCGTGCAGGGAATACAACGTGACGTCGGAGCCGGAATTCTGCGCCGATCCGCTGCAGGGAAAAATCAAACGCCTTACCGTGCACCGGAAAATGACAACCGCGCTCGCCAGGGCAGCGGCCGGGCTGACCGGGACAAAGGAGGAGCTTGTCCCGCTTGTCATGCTCTTTACCTGGTGCGAAAGATACCGGGAAGTTGCGGCGATGCGGTGGAAGGGGATAGGGATGTTTGAGGTGATGATGGAATGTGCATTGGGGAAGAAGACAGTTGGCAGATAG
- the dut gene encoding dUTP diphosphatase, whose product MPKKSFKKIIVQRLPHGAGLPIPRRMTKGSSGCDVCAAVEAETMLEPGGRALVPTGFCFEIPQGLEVQVRSRSGLAVKHGVFVLNSPGTIDSDYRGEVKIILANIGSAPFTIRRGDRVAQLVVAPVANKVDFTERKNISETKRGAGGFGHTGT is encoded by the coding sequence ATGCCAAAAAAATCCTTTAAAAAAATCATCGTCCAGCGCCTGCCGCACGGCGCCGGCCTTCCTATTCCCCGGCGTATGACCAAAGGCTCCAGCGGCTGCGACGTGTGCGCCGCGGTTGAAGCCGAGACTATGTTAGAACCTGGCGGCCGCGCACTCGTTCCCACCGGATTTTGCTTCGAAATCCCGCAGGGGCTTGAGGTGCAGGTGCGCTCGCGCTCGGGACTTGCGGTAAAGCACGGCGTGTTCGTGCTCAATTCTCCCGGCACCATAGACTCCGACTACCGCGGCGAAGTGAAGATCATCCTCGCCAACATTGGAAGCGCGCCGTTTACCATCAGGCGCGGCGACCGCGTCGCCCAGCTCGTGGTCGCGCCCGTGGCGAACAAGGTTGATTTTACGGAAAGAAAAAATATTTCCGAAACGAAGAGGGGAGCGGGCGGGTTCGGGCACACGGGGACATAA
- the truB gene encoding tRNA pseudouridine(55) synthase TruB — protein sequence MDGFLFVNKPSGPTSFDIVRQVRKGLGGAKVGHAGTLDPLASGLLICGIGDATRLLPYLPAEPKKYAFGLRFGAETDTLDTEGTIVKGGGRVPSWEEVEAALPRFTGELLQTPPKYSAKKVRGRRAYDLARKQVEFELGRARVTVYSLALSSYDEKKGEAALDLTCSSGTYVRALCRDIAAALGTFGHASFIKRLAIGPFTVENAVLLEGIDDIEKHVVPVSQALSSLPSVKVTADQCEAIAKGKDIRTDGTNLTDKTVIAYTEKDEIAAVLSRKDDNIYHPLKVFLSVNY from the coding sequence GTGGACGGTTTCCTGTTTGTGAACAAGCCCTCGGGGCCCACCTCGTTTGACATCGTGCGGCAGGTGCGCAAGGGGCTCGGCGGCGCCAAGGTCGGCCACGCGGGCACGCTCGACCCGCTCGCCAGCGGCCTTCTCATCTGCGGCATCGGCGACGCTACGCGGCTCCTGCCGTACCTGCCGGCCGAACCCAAAAAATATGCGTTCGGGTTACGGTTCGGCGCCGAGACCGATACGCTTGACACAGAGGGAACTATTGTAAAGGGCGGCGGCCGCGTCCCGTCTTGGGAAGAGGTTGAGGCGGCGTTGCCCAGGTTCACCGGTGAACTGCTTCAGACGCCGCCGAAATATTCCGCGAAAAAGGTGCGCGGCCGGCGGGCCTACGACCTTGCGAGAAAGCAGGTGGAATTCGAGCTTGGCCGGGCGCGGGTGACGGTGTATTCGCTGGCGCTTTCGTCGTATGACGAAAAAAAAGGCGAGGCGGCCCTCGACCTCACCTGCTCGAGCGGCACGTACGTGCGTGCCCTTTGCCGGGACATCGCGGCGGCACTCGGGACCTTCGGACACGCGTCGTTCATAAAACGTTTGGCAATAGGACCGTTTACGGTTGAGAATGCGGTATTACTGGAAGGAATCGATGACATTGAAAAGCATGTTGTTCCTGTCAGTCAAGCGTTAAGTTCGTTGCCGTCGGTAAAGGTGACGGCTGACCAATGCGAGGCGATTGCCAAAGGAAAAGATATTAGGACGGACGGGACTAATCTGACGGATAAAACGGTGATTGCGTACACGGAGAAGGACGAAATAGCGGCGGTCCTGTCACGAAAAGACGATAATATCTATCACCCGTTAAAAGTTTTTCTCTCTGTTAATTACTAG
- a CDS encoding lactate utilization protein, protein MTPRQKYNALLAQKVIKELGNRNIQGFYCETKKEALEKVLQMIPKGSVVSWGGSETLGEVGLTDAIKNGEYKVLDPRAEKSGVEMDRVAHHALNADYYLMSANAISATGELVNMDGIGNRVASLSYGPKHIIMVAGINKVEQSLDAAVARAKTVAAPLCVLPHSKSEPVSFDDLIDKARVAASQLMITTMSTFRDRIKVVIVGESLGF, encoded by the coding sequence ATGACACCCCGACAAAAATACAACGCACTGCTGGCGCAGAAGGTGATCAAGGAACTTGGAAACCGAAACATCCAAGGATTCTACTGCGAGACAAAGAAAGAAGCTTTGGAAAAGGTGCTTCAGATGATCCCCAAAGGCAGCGTGGTGTCCTGGGGAGGCTCCGAAACGCTCGGCGAAGTCGGCTTGACAGATGCCATAAAAAACGGCGAATATAAAGTCTTGGACCCTCGGGCCGAGAAAAGCGGCGTTGAAATGGACAGGGTTGCCCACCATGCCTTGAATGCAGATTATTACCTGATGAGCGCCAATGCCATCTCCGCAACGGGCGAACTGGTGAATATGGACGGCATCGGCAACAGGGTGGCGTCTTTAAGCTACGGGCCCAAACACATAATCATGGTCGCCGGAATAAATAAGGTTGAGCAGAGCCTGGACGCAGCAGTGGCTCGCGCGAAGACCGTCGCTGCGCCGTTGTGCGTACTACCGCATTCAAAAAGTGAGCCCGTCTCCTTTGACGATCTGATTGACAAAGCGAGAGTCGCAGCCAGTCAACTGATGATTACCACCATGTCAACATTTAGGGATAGAATCAAAGTGGTTATTGTCGGGGAAAGCTTGGGTTTTTAA
- the rbfA gene encoding 30S ribosome-binding factor RbfA produces the protein MNWHIPRLREELQKEITLAIAEQMRDPRIPDVVTVTEVRLAPDCRNATVFVSVMGGDREKKEAIAVLNHAAPFLQHVISRNIVVKFFPKLYFKLDKSLEESEHINELLDEIKDDLV, from the coding sequence ATGAACTGGCACATCCCCCGTCTCAGGGAAGAATTGCAAAAGGAAATAACCCTGGCCATCGCCGAACAAATGCGCGATCCGCGGATCCCGGACGTGGTGACCGTCACCGAGGTGCGGCTGGCGCCCGACTGCCGCAACGCCACCGTTTTCGTGAGCGTCATGGGCGGCGACAGGGAAAAGAAGGAGGCGATCGCGGTGCTCAACCACGCGGCCCCGTTTCTCCAGCACGTCATTTCCCGGAACATCGTGGTGAAGTTTTTCCCCAAGCTGTATTTCAAACTCGACAAGTCCCTCGAAGAAAGCGAGCACATCAACGAACTCCTTGATGAAATCAAAGATGATCTGGTCTGA
- the pnp gene encoding polyribonucleotide nucleotidyltransferase — translation MSHQKVDAIIGGVNVTLETGRIAKQAGGAAVARIGDTMVLSTACAGNEFKEQDFFPLTVEYIAKTYAAGKIPGGYFRREGKPTEKEVLCARLVDRPIRPLFPKTYRNELQIINTVISADETYDADVMAITAASCALCLSDIPFLMPIAAVRVGLANDKLKVYPTLAEAEAGRLSLVVAGSEDSIVMVEGNASEVKENVIVDAIMLAHGEIKKLVAMQKDLVAKAGVKREPYVAPDATEESAIRADVLEIVKDRFHETSFNGDKKTRYKGVKKLLEEVQEKLKEKYPEKEKAMAEALHEIEKEDMRRAILDKGERIGGRGFDQVRDITCDLDILPRAHGSALFTRGETQSLVSTTLGTKLDEQHIEDIQGEYDKSYMLHYNFPPFSVGEVKRLGSVSRREVGHGHLAEVSLAPILPDEKSFPYTIRIVSEILESNGSSSMATVCGGSLSLMAAGVPVKTHVAGVAMGLVKEGDRHVILTDILGTEDHIGDMDFKVAGTRDGVTAIQMDIKIAGVTPELLSEALAKAHDARLRIIDIMEKAIPAPRKELSDYAPRITTIKIDKDKIREIIGPGGKVVREIQETTGTTIFIEDDGSVQVAATNKAQRDAALAKIRGIVAEPELGAIYDAKVKSIVEFGAFVEYLPGKEGLVHISELDLKRVAKTEDVVKMDEIIRVKLIGFDRFGKVKLSRKALLKQPEQAPQPQQ, via the coding sequence ATGAGTCATCAGAAAGTCGATGCAATCATCGGCGGAGTGAATGTGACACTCGAAACAGGCCGTATCGCCAAGCAGGCGGGCGGCGCGGCGGTCGCCCGGATCGGCGACACCATGGTGCTGTCAACCGCATGCGCGGGCAACGAATTCAAAGAGCAGGATTTTTTTCCGCTCACCGTTGAGTACATCGCCAAGACCTACGCTGCCGGCAAGATACCGGGCGGCTATTTCAGGCGCGAAGGCAAGCCCACCGAAAAGGAAGTGCTGTGCGCCCGTCTCGTCGACCGGCCCATAAGGCCCCTATTCCCAAAAACCTACCGTAACGAACTGCAGATCATCAACACCGTGATTTCGGCCGACGAGACCTACGACGCCGACGTCATGGCGATCACCGCGGCATCATGCGCGCTCTGCCTTTCGGACATCCCCTTTCTCATGCCCATCGCGGCCGTTCGGGTGGGACTGGCCAACGACAAGCTCAAGGTATATCCCACGCTGGCCGAGGCTGAGGCCGGACGGCTCTCGCTGGTCGTAGCCGGATCGGAAGACTCCATCGTGATGGTGGAGGGAAATGCCAGCGAGGTGAAGGAAAACGTGATCGTCGACGCGATCATGCTCGCGCACGGCGAGATCAAGAAGCTCGTTGCCATGCAGAAGGATCTGGTCGCCAAGGCAGGCGTAAAGCGCGAACCGTACGTGGCGCCCGACGCCACCGAAGAGAGCGCGATCCGCGCCGACGTGTTGGAGATTGTCAAGGACAGGTTCCACGAGACAAGCTTCAACGGCGACAAGAAGACCCGTTACAAGGGCGTCAAGAAGCTTCTCGAGGAAGTGCAAGAAAAACTCAAGGAAAAATATCCCGAGAAGGAAAAAGCCATGGCCGAGGCGCTGCACGAAATCGAGAAAGAGGACATGCGCAGGGCCATCCTTGACAAGGGCGAGCGCATCGGCGGACGGGGGTTCGACCAGGTCCGCGACATCACCTGCGACCTCGACATCCTGCCGCGCGCGCACGGCTCGGCCCTGTTCACGCGGGGCGAGACCCAGTCGCTTGTGTCAACCACGCTCGGCACCAAGCTCGACGAGCAGCACATCGAGGACATCCAGGGCGAATACGACAAGTCGTACATGCTGCACTACAACTTCCCGCCGTTCTCCGTGGGCGAGGTGAAGCGCCTCGGTTCGGTGAGCAGGCGCGAAGTGGGGCACGGACACCTGGCCGAGGTGTCGCTCGCGCCCATCCTGCCCGACGAGAAAAGTTTTCCCTACACCATCCGCATCGTGTCGGAGATCCTCGAGTCAAACGGCTCGTCGTCGATGGCCACCGTGTGCGGCGGGTCGCTGTCGCTCATGGCGGCCGGCGTGCCGGTAAAGACGCACGTGGCCGGCGTGGCAATGGGACTTGTCAAGGAGGGCGACCGCCACGTGATCCTCACCGACATCCTCGGCACCGAGGACCACATCGGCGACATGGACTTCAAGGTCGCGGGCACGCGCGACGGCGTCACCGCGATACAGATGGACATCAAGATCGCGGGCGTGACGCCCGAGCTTTTGTCCGAGGCGCTTGCCAAGGCGCATGACGCCCGGCTGCGCATCATTGACATAATGGAGAAGGCGATCCCGGCTCCGCGCAAGGAGCTTTCGGACTATGCGCCGCGGATCACCACGATCAAGATCGACAAGGACAAGATCCGCGAGATAATCGGCCCCGGCGGCAAGGTGGTGCGCGAGATCCAGGAGACCACCGGCACCACCATCTTCATCGAAGACGACGGCTCGGTGCAGGTGGCGGCCACGAACAAGGCGCAGCGCGACGCGGCGCTGGCCAAGATCCGGGGCATCGTGGCCGAGCCCGAGCTCGGCGCCATCTACGACGCAAAGGTCAAGTCCATCGTCGAGTTCGGCGCGTTTGTGGAATACCTGCCGGGCAAGGAAGGCCTGGTGCACATTTCCGAGCTTGACCTCAAGCGCGTCGCCAAGACCGAAGACGTGGTCAAGATGGACGAGATCATACGGGTGAAGCTCATCGGCTTCGACCGGTTCGGAAAAGTAAAGCTGTCGCGGAAAGCGCTGCTGAAGCAGCCTGAGCAGGCGCCGCAGCCGCAGCAATAG